The following are from one region of the Penaeus vannamei isolate JL-2024 chromosome 28, ASM4276789v1, whole genome shotgun sequence genome:
- the LOC113799905 gene encoding proline-rich protein HaeIII subfamily 1, producing MLLKGIALVLLGVCAASADRDLGSFVAGRPTNHGVPGVQTFGGVPSFQRPQVDPRPPSFQRPQVDPRPPVFSRYVRSANQPRPQTQPTPPPGYVPAQTLPENLSQDKSAQLPPKSELLRPFPRPGRPRPLPGTLPQGGDGDQKTAQFNRPTRPGGIPGTGVGRPKPLPGPLPQQPQTLPAPLPGTPVVLPGILPVIPETLPATLPEDKSAPLPPKSQLTKPQPLPAALPQGVQTLPAVLPARPQTLPADLTEEKSAPLPPKSELTKPASRPQETEDDDGFAPLPTGPQVQPRPPPGDLTKPAPRPPFPQVQPTPPPGFQPAQTLPAELPSDKTAQLPPKSELLKPAPRPRRPAPGQQTKPAAQA from the exons ATGCTGTTGAAAGGGATAGCTCTTGTCTTGCTTG GCGTGTGCGCCGCCTCTGCCGACAGAGACCTCGGCAGCTTTGTGGCTGGACGCCCCACCAATCATGGGGTTCCAGGCGTCCAGACCTTCGGCGGCGTACCCTCCTTCCAGCGGCCGCAAGTAGACCCACGACCCCCGAGCTTCCAGCGGCCGCAGGTGGACCCTCGACCTCCAGTCTTCAGCCGGTACGTGCGATCCGCCAACCAACCACGCCCGCAGACGCAGCCGACACCGCCTCCAGGCTACGTCCCCGCCCAAACGCTGCCGGAGAACCTTTCGCAAGACAAGTCCGCGCAACTGCCGCCGAAGAGCGAGCTGCTGAGGCCTTTCCCTCGGCCGGGGAGACCGCGGCCGCTCCCCGGGACTCTCCCGCAAG GCGGCGACGGAGACCAGAAGACGGCGCAGTTCAACAGACCCACTCGCCCAGGAGGCATTCCTGGCACAGGTGTTGGTCGCCCCAAACCCCTGCCTGGCCCTCTGCCCCAGCAACCCCAGACGCTCCCCGCGCCCCTGCCCGGGACGCCCGTCGTCCTCCCGGGAATCCTGCCGGTGATCCCCGAGACCCTGCCGGCCACACTCCCGGAGGACAAGTCCGCGCCCCTGCCGCCAAAATCTCAGCTCACCAAGCCTCAGCCCCTTCCAGCTGCCCTTCCGCAGGGTGTCCAGACCCTGCCTGCTGTGCTTCCAGCTCGCCCTCAGACGCTCCCAGCTGACCTGACGGAGGAGAAGAGCGCCCCCTTGCCTCCCAAGTCAGAGCTCACCAAGCCGGCCTCTCGCCCTCAGGAGACCGAAGACGACGATGGCTTCGCCCCCCTTCCAACGGGCCCTCAGGTCCAGcccagaccgcctcctggggacCTTACCAAGCCCGCCCCCCGACCACCTTTCCCGCAGGTGCAGCCCACGCCTCCGCCAGGCTTTCAGCCCGCGCAGACCCTGCCAGCGGAGCTTCCATCGGACAAAACAGCTCAGCTTCCTCCCAAATCGGAGCTTCTGAAGCCCGCCCCCCGACCACGAAGACCCGCCCCAGGACAGCAGACCAAACCAGCCGCTCAGGCCTAG
- the LOC113799897 gene encoding uncharacterized protein produces MVVKLLAVVLIGVCAATADRDLGSFVAGRPVNHGVPGVQTFGGVPSFQRPQVDPRPPSFQWPPSYQLPQVDPRPPSFQRPQVDPRPPSFQLPQVDPRPPSFQRPQVDPRPPGFTLYG; encoded by the exons ATGGTGGTAAAACTACTGGCCGTCGTGCTGATTG GCGTCTGCGCCGCAACGGCCGACCGCGACCTCGGCAGCTTCGTGGCTGGACGCCCCGTCAACCATGGCGTTCCAGGCGTCCAGACCTTCGGCGGCGTACCCTCCTTCCAGCGGCCGCAAGTAGACCCGCGACCCCCGAGCTTCCAGTGGCCACCAAGCTACCAACTGCCGCAGGTGGACCCGCGACCCCCGAGCTTCCAGCGGCCGCAAGTAGACCCGCGACCCCCGAGTTTCCAACTGCCGCAGGTGGACCCGCGACCCCCGAGCTTCCAGCGGCCTCAGGTGGACCCGCGACCCCCAGGATTTACTTTGTATGGCTGA
- the LOC113799899 gene encoding uncharacterized protein isoform X2, which produces MIMLRAVCLVLIGTCVARGERDLDRLVAGRPIRHGVPGVQTFGEAAEQARPQDLTRPLPRPPHLRNSPTPPPGFQQRPQVQPTPPPGYRPKPQVQPTPPPAQTLPEALHDDNTAPLPPKSELLRPFPRPGRPQALPGSLADSAARPEPLPGPLPQQPQTLPAPLPGTPVVLPGILPVIPETLPATLPEDKTAPLPPKSQLTKPQPLPAALPQGVQTLPAVLPARPQTLPADLTEEKSAPLPPKSELTKPASRPQETEDDDGFAPLPTGPQVQPRPPPGDLTKPAPRPPFPQVQPTPPPGFQPAQTLPAELPSDKTAQLPPKSELLKPAPRPQRPQVDPRPAPGQLTKPAPLPEDFAPLSTGPQVQPRPPPGDLTKPAPRPQRPQVQPTPPPGFQPAQTLPAELPLDKTAQLPPKSELLKPAPRPQRPQVQPTPPPGFQQVQTLPERLPADLQAEARPAAGELTKPAPKPVRPQFLPGGLSQTADEKQIFREDAGPFAVPAEVPDVLASLPFSPQLAQVPRDVRFSCQNRYPGMYADQDYDCQVFHWCLGDERMFSFLCGFGTAFNQRLLTCDYQHLVRCDDADQAYEVNSRVWNEDGDFIF; this is translated from the exons ATGATCATGTTGCGGGCGGTGTGTTTAGTGCTCATTG GCACGTGCGTGGCGCGGGGCGAGCGCGACCTGGACCGTCTGGTGGCGGGGCGCCCGATCCGACACGGCGTCCCGGGCGTGCAGACCTTCGGCGAGGCCGCGGAACAGGCGAGGCCTCAGGATCTCACGcggcctctccctcgtcctccacaCCTTAGGAACTCGCCCACTCCGCCTCCCGGATTCCAGCAGCGCCCTCAGGTCCAGCCGACGCCGCCTCCAGGGTACCGGCCGAAGCCCCAGGTACAGCCTACGCCTCCTCCTGCCCAGACTCTGCCGGAGGCGCTGCACGACGATAATACGGCACCGCTTCCTCCCAAGAGCGAACTCCTGAGGCCGTTTCCCCGTCCCGGAAGGCCACAGGCGCTTCCCGGAAGCCTCGCAGACA GCGCTGCTCGCCCTGAGCCCCTGCCTGGCCCTCTGCCCCAGCAACCCCAGACGCTCCCCGCGCCCCTGCCCGGGACGCCCGTCGTCCTCCCGGGAATCCTGCCGGTGATCCCCGAGACCCTGCCGGCCACACTCCCGGAGGACAAGACCGCGCCCCTGCCGCCAAAATCTCAGCTCACCAAGCCTCAGCCCCTTCCAGCTGCCCTTCCGCAGGGTGTCCAGACCCTGCCTGCTGTGCTTCCAGCTCGCCCTCAGACGCTCCCAGCTGACCTGACGGAGGAGAAGAGCGCCCCCTTGCCTCCCAAGTCAGAGCTCACCAAGCCGGCCTCTCGCCCTCAGGAGACCGAAGACGACGATGGCTTCGCCCCCCTTCCAACGGGCCCTCAGGTCCAGcccagaccgcctcctggggacCTTACCAAGCCCGCCCCCCGACCACCTTTCCCGCAGGTGCAGCCCACGCCTCCGCCAGGCTTTCAGCCCGCGCAGACCCTGCCAGCGGAGCTTCCATCGGACAAAACAGCTCAGCTTCCTCCCAAATCGGAGCTTCTGAAGCCCGCCCCTCGACCACAGCGCCCGCAGGTGGACCCAAGACCAGCCCCAGGACAGCTGACCAAGCCTGCTCCTCTCCCTGAGGACTTCGCCCCCCTTTCAACGGGCCCTCAGGTCCAGCCCAGACCGCCTCCCGGGGACCTTACCAAGCCCGCCCCTCGACCACAGCGCCCGCAGGTGCAGCCCACGCCTCCGCCAGGCTTTCAGCCCGCGCAGACCCTGCCCGCGGAGCTTCCATTGGACAAAACAGCCCAGCTTCCTCCTAAATCGGAGCTTTTGAAGCCCGCCCCTCGACCACAGCGCCCGCAGGTGCAGCCCACGCCTCCGCCAGGCTTTCAGCAAGTGCAGACCCTCCCCGAAAGACTCCCAGCCGATCTGCAAGCAGAGGCAAGACCCGCGGCGGGCGAGCTGACCAAGCCAGCCCCAAAGCCCGTGCGACCGCAGTTCCTGCCGGGGGGACTGAGCCAGA CCGCCGACGAGAAGCAGATCTTCCGCGAAGACGCCGGGCCCTTCGCCGTCCCTGCCGAGGTCCCGGATGTCCTCGCGTCACTTCCGTTTTCCCCTCAGTTGGCGCAGGTCCCTCGCGACGTGCGCTTCTCGTGTCAGAACCGCTATCCGGGGATGTACGCCGACCAGGATTACGACTGCCAG GTGTTCCACTGGTGTCTCGGCGACGAGAGGATGTTCAGCTTCCTGTGTGGGTTCGGCACTGCCTTCAACCAACGCCTGTTGACTTGTGACTACCAGCATCTGGTCCGATGCGACGACGCTGACCAGGCTTACGAAGTCAACTCCAGAGTGTGGAATGAAGACGGCGACTTCATATTCTGA
- the LOC113799899 gene encoding uncharacterized protein isoform X1 yields MIMLRAVCLVLIGTCVARGERDLDRLVAGRPIRHGVPGVQTFGEAAEQARPQDLTRPLPRPPHLRNSPTPPPGFQQRPQVQPTPPPGYRPKPQVQPTPPPAQTLPEALHDDNTAPLPPKSELLRPFPRPGRPQALPGSLADSAARPEPLPGPLPQQPQTLPAPLPGTPVVLPGILPVIPETLPATLPEDKTAPLPPKSQLTKPQPLPAALPQGVQTLPAVLPARPQTLPADLTEEKSAPLPPKSELTKPASRPQETEDDDGFAPLPTGPQVQPRPPPGDLTKPAPRPPFPQVQPTPPPGFQPAQTLPAELPSDKTAQLPPKSELLKPAPRPQRPQVDPRPAPGQLTKPAPLPEDFAPLSTGPQVQPRPPPGDLTKPAPRPQRPQVQPTPPPGFQPAQTLPAELPLDKTAQLPPKSELLKPAPRPQRPQVQPTPPPGFQQVQTLPERLPADLQAEARPAAGELTKPAPKPVRPQFLPGGLSQTPILPSAADEKQIFREDAGPFAVPAEVPDVLASLPFSPQLAQVPRDVRFSCQNRYPGMYADQDYDCQVFHWCLGDERMFSFLCGFGTAFNQRLLTCDYQHLVRCDDADQAYEVNSRVWNEDGDFIF; encoded by the exons ATGATCATGTTGCGGGCGGTGTGTTTAGTGCTCATTG GCACGTGCGTGGCGCGGGGCGAGCGCGACCTGGACCGTCTGGTGGCGGGGCGCCCGATCCGACACGGCGTCCCGGGCGTGCAGACCTTCGGCGAGGCCGCGGAACAGGCGAGGCCTCAGGATCTCACGcggcctctccctcgtcctccacaCCTTAGGAACTCGCCCACTCCGCCTCCCGGATTCCAGCAGCGCCCTCAGGTCCAGCCGACGCCGCCTCCAGGGTACCGGCCGAAGCCCCAGGTACAGCCTACGCCTCCTCCTGCCCAGACTCTGCCGGAGGCGCTGCACGACGATAATACGGCACCGCTTCCTCCCAAGAGCGAACTCCTGAGGCCGTTTCCCCGTCCCGGAAGGCCACAGGCGCTTCCCGGAAGCCTCGCAGACA GCGCTGCTCGCCCTGAGCCCCTGCCTGGCCCTCTGCCCCAGCAACCCCAGACGCTCCCCGCGCCCCTGCCCGGGACGCCCGTCGTCCTCCCGGGAATCCTGCCGGTGATCCCCGAGACCCTGCCGGCCACACTCCCGGAGGACAAGACCGCGCCCCTGCCGCCAAAATCTCAGCTCACCAAGCCTCAGCCCCTTCCAGCTGCCCTTCCGCAGGGTGTCCAGACCCTGCCTGCTGTGCTTCCAGCTCGCCCTCAGACGCTCCCAGCTGACCTGACGGAGGAGAAGAGCGCCCCCTTGCCTCCCAAGTCAGAGCTCACCAAGCCGGCCTCTCGCCCTCAGGAGACCGAAGACGACGATGGCTTCGCCCCCCTTCCAACGGGCCCTCAGGTCCAGcccagaccgcctcctggggacCTTACCAAGCCCGCCCCCCGACCACCTTTCCCGCAGGTGCAGCCCACGCCTCCGCCAGGCTTTCAGCCCGCGCAGACCCTGCCAGCGGAGCTTCCATCGGACAAAACAGCTCAGCTTCCTCCCAAATCGGAGCTTCTGAAGCCCGCCCCTCGACCACAGCGCCCGCAGGTGGACCCAAGACCAGCCCCAGGACAGCTGACCAAGCCTGCTCCTCTCCCTGAGGACTTCGCCCCCCTTTCAACGGGCCCTCAGGTCCAGCCCAGACCGCCTCCCGGGGACCTTACCAAGCCCGCCCCTCGACCACAGCGCCCGCAGGTGCAGCCCACGCCTCCGCCAGGCTTTCAGCCCGCGCAGACCCTGCCCGCGGAGCTTCCATTGGACAAAACAGCCCAGCTTCCTCCTAAATCGGAGCTTTTGAAGCCCGCCCCTCGACCACAGCGCCCGCAGGTGCAGCCCACGCCTCCGCCAGGCTTTCAGCAAGTGCAGACCCTCCCCGAAAGACTCCCAGCCGATCTGCAAGCAGAGGCAAGACCCGCGGCGGGCGAGCTGACCAAGCCAGCCCCAAAGCCCGTGCGACCGCAGTTCCTGCCGGGGGGACTGAGCCAGA CACCGATTCTCCCCTCAGCCGCCGACGAGAAGCAGATCTTCCGCGAAGACGCCGGGCCCTTCGCCGTCCCTGCCGAGGTCCCGGATGTCCTCGCGTCACTTCCGTTTTCCCCTCAGTTGGCGCAGGTCCCTCGCGACGTGCGCTTCTCGTGTCAGAACCGCTATCCGGGGATGTACGCCGACCAGGATTACGACTGCCAG GTGTTCCACTGGTGTCTCGGCGACGAGAGGATGTTCAGCTTCCTGTGTGGGTTCGGCACTGCCTTCAACCAACGCCTGTTGACTTGTGACTACCAGCATCTGGTCCGATGCGACGACGCTGACCAGGCTTACGAAGTCAACTCCAGAGTGTGGAATGAAGACGGCGACTTCATATTCTGA